ATGGCGCGCCAATCCTGCAAAAAGACCATGATGACGAGAAGCACCAGGAGCGCGGCTTCCAGAAGAGTCTTATACACTTCGTCAATGGACGACTTGACGAATTTGGTCGTATCGAAGGGTATATCATACTGCATTCCTTGCGGAAAACTCCGGCTGAGGGAATCCATGGTGTTGCGCACTTCCCGGGCGACATCGAGAGCGTTGGCTCCAGGAAGCTGGTAGATGGCGATGCCGGCAGAGGGCTTGCCTCCCTTTTCGGAGAACTGGCTGTAGGTCTGAGCGCCGAGTTCCACTCGAGCGATATCCTTGATGCGTACGATGCGCGCCGATTCTCCCGTTTCCGATTTGACGATGATATTTTCGAATTCTTCGACTTCCTGTAACCGTCCGCCCACACTGATGGTGAACTGAAAGGCCTGATTGGGCGACGCCGGGGGACTGCCGATCTGGCCTGCCGGCACCTGGATGTTTTGCCCTTGAATGGCTCGAATGACATCTCCTGGAGTGAGGTTGAGGTTTTGCAGGGCGTTGGGATTCAGCCAGACGCGCATGCTGTAAGAGCCGATGCCGAAGATGAAGACATCTCCCACGCCGGGCGTCCGGGCAAGGACGTCTTTGAGGTGAATGAGCGCATAGTTGCTGAGAAATAGGCTGTCGTAGCGGTTGTCCGGCGAGGTGAGTGTGATCACCTGCAGAATGGAGGTGGATACTTTGCGTGTGGTGACGCCCTGCTTCTGAACTTCCTGGGGCAGGAAGGGCGTAGCCGTAGAGACGCGGTTTTGTACCTGCACCTGGGCCATATCCAGGTCGGTGCCGATCTGAAAGGTCACCACCAGTTTGTAGGAGCCGTCGCCGGAGCTCGTGGATTGCATGTAGAGCATATTTTCGACGCCGTTGACCTGCTGTTCGATGGGCAGGGCCACTGTGTCGACGATGGTTCTGGCGCTGGCTCCCGGATAAATCGTGCTCACCTGCACCGTGGGCGGTGTGATCTCGGGATAGCGCGTCACTGGAAGCCGCAAAAGGGCCACTACACCCAGGATCATGGTGAGGATGGCGATCACATTTGCAAATATGGGGCGTTCAATGAAAAACGAGGATATCATCTAATGATCTCCGTGTCTCCGCGGTTAATGTGACAATGTCGCATTAAGAGGCATCCTCTTTCTTTTCCGTCTGCTTTTCGTTGCTGGATTCCACAGGCGTCACCTTGGCCCCGGGCCGCGCTCTCTGGGCGCCGTAAACCACCACTCGTTCCTCTTTTTTGAGACCCTCTTCAATCACCCGCAAATCATCTACCTGGCGCCCCAACTGGACGGTGCGCTGCTCCACGACATTTTCATTGTTCACCACCAGCACGTAGTGTCTTCCCTGATTGATGCCAAGCGCCACCTCCGGTATCAGAAGGGCTTTCTTATCTACGGCCACGGGTATTCGCACTGCGGCATACATGCCCGGCAGAAGAGCAGGGACATTGTTCATGACAGGATTGGGAAATACTCCACGCAGAAGGAGCGTGCCGGTGGTCTGGTCAACTTCAGTGGAGGCGAAATCGATGTATCCTTCGTACGGATAGCCTTTTTCCCCTTCAATACTGAGGAAAACGGGAACGGGCTTGTCCCTGCGGTTGGGTTCGCCGGCCTGCCAGGTTTGAGCCAGCAAGCGGGCCAGGTCGCGTTCGTTCAGAGTAAAATAGGCGTAAATGGGATCGAGCCGGTATAGGGTGGCAAGTTTCGTGGGACTTCCCGAGCCGACCAAGTTTCCGGGGTCTTCCAATCGTCTGCCGATACGTCCCTTAAAGGGTGCGGTGATTCTTGTGTAGCCGAGATTGATCTGCGCCAGTTTGAGGTTGGCCTGGGCCTGGTTGAGCGCTGCCTTGGCCGCATCGCTTTCCGACTGCCATTTTTCCACTTCCGACTGGGAAGTGGCGTTCTGTTTGATGAGGCGAAGCTGACGGGCGTATTCCTGTTGGGCGCGGTCCATGGTGGCCTTTTGTTGTTCCACGTTGGCCTGGGCCAGTTGTACTCTGGCTTCATACGGTTGCGGTTCGATCACGAAGAGCAACTGCCCTTTGTCCACCACGTCTCCGTCTTTGAATTCGATGCTCTTGAGAAAGCCTTCTACCCGCGCCACCAGGTCGACTTTCTCGTAGGCCTGAAGATTTCCCGTGAGATCCAGATATTCGGTGACGGCTTTCTGAATTGGCCGGGTGACATTGACCTCCGGGGGAGGAGGAGG
This region of Desulforhabdus amnigena genomic DNA includes:
- a CDS encoding efflux RND transporter periplasmic adaptor subunit, whose amino-acid sequence is MTNRIRHEFSTSLAAWAWLISLVLLVAACSSQENKYVPPPPPEVNVTRPIQKAVTEYLDLTGNLQAYEKVDLVARVEGFLKSIEFKDGDVVDKGQLLFVIEPQPYEARVQLAQANVEQQKATMDRAQQEYARQLRLIKQNATSQSEVEKWQSESDAAKAALNQAQANLKLAQINLGYTRITAPFKGRIGRRLEDPGNLVGSGSPTKLATLYRLDPIYAYFTLNERDLARLLAQTWQAGEPNRRDKPVPVFLSIEGEKGYPYEGYIDFASTEVDQTTGTLLLRGVFPNPVMNNVPALLPGMYAAVRIPVAVDKKALLIPEVALGINQGRHYVLVVNNENVVEQRTVQLGRQVDDLRVIEEGLKKEERVVVYGAQRARPGAKVTPVESSNEKQTEKKEDAS